In Campylobacter sp. 2014D-0216, the following proteins share a genomic window:
- a CDS encoding acetolactate synthase large subunit, with the protein MKELNGSQMICEALKEENVKVVFGYPGGAALNIYDEIYKQTYFKHILVRHEQAALHSADAYARMSGEVGVAVVTSGPGFTNTVTGLATAYSDSIPLVLISAQVATSLIGTDAFQEIDAIGISRPCVKHNYLVKNIEELPRILKEAFYIATTGRKGPVHIDIPKDVTAAMGIWDYPKEISMKTYKPTYKGNIKQIKKLVSLIKNSQKPLFYLGGGCIASNASDALRELIHFCQIPAVETLMALGTLRSDDELNLKMAGMHGSYCANIALSECDLLIAVGARFDDRITGKTSEFAKSAKIVHIDIDPSSISKIIEAHYPIVGDIKSVIMDTLEELKKESLDQTQYQEWFKTLQRYQQLYPLGYEDSDEVLKPQWVIEECARLAPDARIITDVGQHQMWVAQFYPFNYARQLATSGGQGTMGYSLPAALGAKLAVDEEVVVNFVGDGSFLMNVQELMTASAYGIKVINIILNNSFLGMVRQWQSMFYKERFSNTDLSIQPDFVGIARGFHCEGCNVFSKEEFQKAFQKALESDKTYVLNVAIDRYEDVLPMVPAGGAIYNMILPSFKNKDKK; encoded by the coding sequence ATGAAAGAGCTAAATGGCTCGCAAATGATTTGTGAAGCACTAAAAGAAGAGAATGTAAAGGTTGTTTTTGGTTATCCTGGTGGAGCAGCTTTAAATATTTATGATGAAATTTACAAGCAAACATATTTCAAACATATTTTAGTAAGACATGAACAAGCAGCTTTGCATAGTGCTGATGCATATGCGAGAATGAGTGGGGAAGTAGGCGTAGCAGTGGTGACAAGTGGACCTGGTTTTACCAATACAGTTACAGGTTTAGCTACTGCTTATAGCGATTCTATCCCTTTGGTTTTAATTTCAGCTCAAGTTGCAACTTCTTTGATAGGAACAGATGCTTTTCAAGAAATTGATGCTATAGGTATTTCAAGACCTTGTGTGAAGCATAATTATTTAGTGAAAAATATTGAAGAATTACCTAGAATTTTAAAAGAAGCTTTTTATATTGCCACAACAGGTAGAAAAGGGCCTGTGCATATTGATATACCTAAAGATGTTACTGCAGCTATGGGTATTTGGGATTATCCTAAAGAAATTTCCATGAAGACTTATAAGCCTACTTACAAGGGAAATATTAAGCAAATTAAAAAACTAGTTAGCTTGATAAAAAATTCCCAAAAACCTTTATTTTACTTGGGTGGTGGATGTATAGCATCTAATGCTAGTGATGCATTAAGAGAATTAATTCATTTTTGTCAAATTCCTGCGGTTGAAACTTTAATGGCATTGGGAACTTTAAGAAGTGATGATGAGCTTAATTTAAAAATGGCAGGTATGCATGGGAGTTACTGTGCGAATATCGCTTTAAGCGAATGTGATTTGTTAATTGCTGTAGGGGCTAGATTTGACGATAGGATTACGGGAAAAACAAGTGAATTTGCAAAGAGTGCAAAAATTGTCCATATTGATATAGACCCAAGTTCTATTTCTAAAATCATCGAAGCACATTATCCTATAGTTGGGGATATTAAAAGTGTGATTATGGATACCTTAGAAGAGTTAAAAAAAGAAAGTTTGGATCAGACTCAGTATCAAGAATGGTTTAAAACTCTACAAAGATATCAGCAGCTATATCCATTAGGTTATGAAGATAGTGATGAAGTGTTAAAGCCCCAGTGGGTGATAGAAGAGTGTGCTAGGTTGGCTCCTGATGCGAGAATTATCACAGATGTAGGGCAACATCAAATGTGGGTAGCACAATTTTATCCGTTTAATTATGCAAGACAACTTGCAACAAGTGGTGGGCAAGGAACTATGGGTTATTCTCTACCAGCAGCACTTGGAGCTAAATTAGCTGTGGATGAAGAAGTGGTGGTAAATTTTGTTGGTGATGGATCTTTTTTGATGAATGTACAAGAGCTAATGACAGCAAGTGCTTATGGTATAAAAGTGATTAATATTATCTTAAATAATTCCTTTTTAGGTATGGTAAGACAGTGGCAAAGTATGTTTTACAAAGAAAGATTTTCTAATACAGACTTAAGTATTCAACCTGATTTTGTAGGGATTGCAAGAGGATTTCACTGCGAGGGTTGCAATGTTTTTAGTAAGGAAGAATTTCAAAAAGCTTTTCAAAAAGCTTTAGAATCTGATAAAACCTATGTGTTAAACGTAGCGATAGATCGCTATGAAGATGTATTGCCGATGGTGCCAGCGGGTGGAGCGATTTATAATATGATTTTACCTAGTTTTAAAAACAAGGATAAAAAATGA
- a CDS encoding 2-oxoacid:acceptor oxidoreductase family protein has protein sequence MKFQLRFCGEGGQGVITAGEILAKAAIKEGRNAFKASTYTSQVRGGPTKVDIIIDENEIFFPYAVEGEVSFMLSTAHKGYQSFKDGVAAGGIIVIEPNLVHPSKEDYAKWKIFEIPIITIAKEEVGNVATQSVVALAIAAYMSECIDIEALKQTMLDMVPAKTKEANAKAFDLGIEYAKKAQVVS, from the coding sequence ATGAAATTTCAATTAAGATTTTGCGGAGAAGGTGGTCAAGGGGTAATCACCGCTGGTGAAATTCTAGCTAAAGCTGCGATCAAAGAAGGGCGCAATGCTTTTAAAGCTTCTACTTATACATCTCAAGTAAGAGGTGGGCCAACCAAAGTTGATATTATTATCGATGAAAACGAGATCTTCTTTCCGTATGCAGTAGAAGGCGAGGTAAGTTTTATGCTTTCAACTGCACACAAGGGATATCAAAGTTTTAAAGATGGAGTAGCTGCAGGTGGTATTATAGTGATAGAACCAAATTTGGTTCACCCAAGCAAAGAAGATTATGCCAAATGGAAAATTTTTGAAATTCCTATTATTACTATAGCTAAGGAAGAAGTAGGTAATGTAGCTACTCAATCAGTTGTTGCCTTAGCTATCGCTGCTTATATGAGTGAGTGTATTGATATTGAAGCTTTAAAACAAACCATGCTTGATATGGTACCTGCAAAAACTAAAGAAGCAAATGCTAAGGCCTTTGATTTAGGCATAGAATACGCTAAAAAAGCCCAAGTAGTTTCTTGA
- a CDS encoding 2-oxoglutarate ferredoxin oxidoreductase subunit beta, which produces MAFNYDEYLRVDKLPTQWCWGCGDGVVLKAIIRAIQKLGWNMDDVCLVSGIGCSGRMSSYVNCNTVHTTHGRAIAYATGIKLANPKKHVIVVSGDGDTLAIGGNHTIHGCRRNIDITHILINNFIYGLTNSQTSPTTPQGFYTVTAQAGNIDPNFDACELTKAAGASFVARTNVIEANKLENIIFKALSHKGYSFVDVFSNCHINLGRKNKMGEAVSMLDWIKNRCVDKSKFEQLDLEQKADKFPTGILHQDESKAEYCEAYEEVRRALKEKRMVDLGALK; this is translated from the coding sequence ATGGCTTTTAATTATGATGAGTATTTAAGAGTAGATAAGCTTCCTACTCAATGGTGCTGGGGTTGTGGAGATGGTGTTGTTTTAAAAGCTATTATCAGAGCAATCCAAAAACTTGGTTGGAATATGGACGATGTATGTTTGGTTTCAGGTATAGGTTGTAGTGGCAGGATGAGTTCTTATGTCAATTGTAACACAGTACATACTACTCATGGTAGAGCTATCGCCTATGCTACTGGGATTAAACTTGCAAATCCTAAAAAACATGTAATCGTAGTAAGTGGAGATGGTGATACTTTGGCAATTGGTGGAAACCATACTATCCATGGTTGTAGAAGAAATATAGATATAACACATATTTTGATCAATAACTTCATCTATGGTCTTACTAATTCACAAACCTCGCCAACTACTCCACAAGGTTTTTACACTGTAACAGCACAAGCAGGTAATATTGATCCTAATTTTGATGCTTGTGAGTTAACTAAAGCCGCAGGAGCTTCTTTTGTAGCAAGAACAAACGTGATTGAAGCAAATAAGCTTGAAAATATTATTTTTAAAGCTTTATCACATAAGGGTTATAGTTTTGTTGATGTATTCTCAAACTGCCATATCAATTTAGGTAGAAAAAATAAAATGGGTGAAGCAGTTAGTATGCTTGATTGGATTAAAAACCGCTGTGTAGATAAGTCTAAATTTGAACAACTTGATTTAGAGCAAAAAGCGGATAAATTTCCTACAGGGATTTTACATCAAGATGAAAGCAAAGCAGAATACTGCGAAGCATATGAAGAAGTTAGAAGAGCCTTAAAAGAAAAAAGAATGGTTGATTTAGGAGCGCTAAAATGA
- a CDS encoding 2-oxoglutarate synthase subunit alpha, giving the protein MREIISTGNVLVAKAAIDCGCKFFGGYPITPSSEIAHELSHMLPKNDGTFIQMEDEISGISVALGASMSGVKSMTASSGPGISLKAEQIGLGFIAEIPLVIVNVMRGGPSTGLPTRVAQGDLFQAKAPTHGDYASIALAPASLEEAYTETIRAFNLAEKYMTPVFLLLDETIGHMNGKAKLPDLEELKIINRKKFTGDKKDYKPYAAGENEAATLNPFFEGYRYHITGLHHGDIGFPTEDGVIVDKNMKRLFGKIKNNTDEICTYEEFMCEDAEFLVIAYGSVARAAKEVILRLREEGLKVGLFRPITLYPVAEKKIAEVVSRFNKVMVSELNMGQYLEEIQRVSKRNDFISLHRANGRPITPSEIIAKVKENM; this is encoded by the coding sequence ATGAGAGAGATTATATCAACAGGAAATGTTTTAGTAGCAAAAGCTGCAATTGATTGTGGCTGTAAATTTTTTGGTGGTTATCCGATTACCCCAAGTTCTGAAATAGCGCATGAGCTAAGCCATATGTTGCCAAAAAATGATGGTACTTTTATTCAGATGGAAGATGAAATTTCAGGTATTAGCGTGGCTTTGGGTGCTTCAATGAGTGGAGTTAAGTCCATGACAGCAAGTAGTGGCCCTGGAATTTCTTTAAAAGCTGAACAAATTGGTTTAGGTTTTATAGCAGAAATTCCACTAGTAATTGTAAATGTTATGAGAGGTGGACCATCAACAGGACTTCCAACAAGAGTTGCACAAGGAGATTTATTTCAAGCAAAAGCTCCAACACACGGTGATTATGCGAGTATAGCTTTAGCTCCTGCTTCATTAGAAGAGGCTTATACTGAAACCATTAGAGCTTTTAATTTGGCAGAAAAATACATGACACCGGTATTTTTACTTTTAGATGAAACAATAGGACATATGAATGGTAAGGCAAAATTACCTGATTTGGAAGAATTAAAAATCATCAATCGTAAAAAATTTACTGGCGATAAAAAAGACTATAAACCTTATGCAGCAGGGGAAAATGAAGCTGCGACACTTAATCCTTTCTTTGAAGGTTATCGCTATCATATCACAGGGCTTCATCATGGAGATATTGGTTTTCCAACTGAAGATGGGGTGATTGTAGATAAAAATATGAAAAGATTGTTTGGTAAGATTAAAAACAATACAGATGAAATTTGTACTTATGAAGAATTTATGTGCGAGGATGCGGAGTTTTTAGTTATTGCTTATGGTAGCGTTGCAAGAGCAGCTAAAGAGGTTATTTTAAGACTTAGAGAAGAGGGCTTGAAAGTAGGTCTTTTTAGACCAATCACGCTTTATCCGGTTGCTGAGAAAAAAATCGCTGAAGTGGTGTCGCGATTTAACAAAGTAATGGTAAGTGAGTTAAATATGGGGCAATATTTAGAAGAAATTCAAAGAGTGAGCAAAAGAAATGATTTTATTAGCTTACACCGTGCAAATGGACGTCCTATAACCCCAAGTGAAATTATTGCTAAAGTAAAGGAGAATATGTAA
- a CDS encoding 4Fe-4S binding protein, which translates to MIAPENTPVWVDEARCKACNICVSYCPAGVLAMRDEASAVLGQMIEVVHPDSCIGCSECESHCPDFAIFVAKRDEFKFAKLTPEAKERALAVKENKYKKLNA; encoded by the coding sequence ATGATTGCTCCAGAAAATACGCCAGTTTGGGTTGATGAAGCAAGGTGTAAAGCTTGTAACATTTGTGTTAGTTATTGTCCGGCTGGAGTTTTAGCAATGAGAGATGAGGCTAGTGCGGTTTTAGGACAAATGATAGAGGTGGTTCATCCTGATTCTTGTATAGGCTGTAGCGAGTGTGAAAGCCACTGTCCTGATTTTGCAATTTTTGTTGCTAAGAGAGATGAGTTTAAATTCGCAAAGCTTACACCTGAAGCCAAAGAGAGAGCTTTAGCAGTCAAAGAAAATAAATACAAAAAACTAAATGCTTAG
- a CDS encoding malate dehydrogenase: MKITIIGAGNVGASVAYTLILRELISELVLVDINKDLLLARELELSQSIAAFNFDIKITCTSDYKYTKNSQVVIFSAGVARKEGQSRDELFMINSKIMLECAQCIKQYNQDPLFIIVSNPVDFLLNTLYESKLFRSNKIIAMAGVLDNARFKYELSKRLNLKTSEVDTKLIGFHNDSMVLIQSQSKVKNKALDEVLNAQVITQIEHEVKIGGAKVIKHLKTSAYLAPASACVRMIEALKSGEFLPMSVILNGEYGLYGKAFGVMARISLEGVLETLELKLSEHEQLALEKSFIQYNYK, from the coding sequence ATGAAAATTACTATCATAGGTGCTGGAAATGTTGGTGCAAGTGTAGCTTATACATTGATTTTAAGAGAGTTAATCAGCGAGCTTGTTTTGGTTGATATTAATAAAGATCTACTTCTTGCAAGAGAATTGGAACTAAGTCAAAGCATTGCAGCATTTAATTTTGATATAAAAATTACTTGTACGAGTGATTATAAATATACCAAAAATTCTCAAGTGGTTATCTTTAGTGCGGGTGTGGCTAGAAAAGAAGGGCAAAGTAGAGATGAATTGTTTATGATAAATTCTAAAATAATGCTCGAATGCGCACAATGTATTAAACAATATAATCAAGATCCATTATTTATTATAGTTAGTAATCCGGTGGATTTTTTACTTAATACTCTTTATGAAAGTAAGCTTTTTAGATCAAATAAAATTATCGCTATGGCAGGGGTATTAGATAATGCAAGATTTAAATACGAGCTAAGCAAAAGATTAAATTTAAAAACATCAGAAGTAGATACTAAATTAATAGGTTTTCATAATGACAGTATGGTTTTGATCCAATCACAAAGTAAAGTTAAAAACAAAGCCTTAGATGAAGTGTTAAATGCACAAGTTATCACTCAAATAGAGCATGAAGTCAAAATAGGCGGTGCTAAGGTGATTAAACACTTAAAAACTTCAGCATATTTAGCTCCAGCAAGTGCTTGTGTGAGAATGATAGAAGCTTTAAAAAGTGGAGAATTTTTACCTATGAGTGTGATTTTAAATGGTGAATATGGCTTATACGGAAAAGCTTTTGGGGTTATGGCAAGAATTAGTCTTGAGGGTGTGCTTGAAACTTTAGAATTGAAATTAAGTGAGCATGAGCAACTAGCTTTAGAAAAATCTTTCATTCAATACAATTACAAATGA